The Methanobrevibacter thaueri DNA window TTCGCTTAACCTCCCCCAAACATAAATCCACATCATAGCGACCTGGTCAATGTTGAACTTGAGAGTTTGTTTGATGATTTCCTCATCACATATTGTGTTGTTAGGCAGAACTGATGAGAGACTATTTATATACAGAGGGATTCCTCGTGTGCATGCGTAAAATCTTTCGAATCCCTCATTTGTGAATTTTAAGTTATTTGATTTTTCCTCGATGTATCTTCTTGTCTCGTCAGCTGTGAACGGCTCGATATTTATCTGTATCAATCTTCCTCCGAATGCTCCTTCCTGACCGTTGATCATGTTGATTATATCTGAAGTTTTTGAAACGGAACCTGTGAAGACATAACCTACATTGAACTGCTTTTGAACAAAGCTTCTGATTAGCCAAAAGAATGCATCAGGTTTTTTAACGTTTTTTAATAGTTGGAACTCATCGATTACTATTATATATCCTTTTATGTCTTTTGACTCATCAACGATTTTTTGGGGAAGCTCCATTACAAATTTGGAAAGCTTGTCATAATTGTCATGGATTACTGGAATCGGTATGTCCATTATATTCGCATCTCCCGGAAAATCATAATTTTTCAATTGCAGTCTTTTGACATGTCCGGTTATCTTATCAATCCATTTTTTGTATGATTTCTTGTCTTTAGACATTGTTTCGTTTATGGAATTCAAGATTTCCTTAAGCACCTTCTCCTCGGTGAGGTTTCCCTTTTGCCTTCCGACAATTTCGGATATGTCAATGAATGAGGTCAGTATGTCCTCGCTTTGGTCATTCAATACCTTTTTAAGAAGAAATGTCTTGCCCACACCACGATATCCTGTAATCAACAGTTGAGGGGGAATATCTAATCGGACCGTTGACAGCTGAGTATTTATCATGTTGATATCCTTCACCCTGTTGAAAAAGTATTTGTCTATATCCTTCGGCATTGAAACCGGCATTATCTTCATTTTTAAACAACCCCATATAATTTTTTTAATTGGACATGTTCCTTAATATCGAACATATTCTATTTTATAAAACATGATATTTAAAATTATTGAATAATAACTGTTCGATTGAATCGAACATGTTCTATTAAATCGAAAATTTTATTCATAACTATTTGATTAGACATGTTCCATCAAATCGGCAAATGACACATTTAATGCGTATTCATTGCAATGTCAGCTGAAAGAGCAATCTGTAATGTAACAACATCAACATCCTTATCTCCAAACTCGCATCCAAGCTTGTCAAGAAATTCCTCTCTTAAAAAATCATTAATATTCAATCCATAAGCTTTTGTTGAAGCGCATTCCATTTCATTACAACCTCTTTTTAGAAAAAAATCTTGATTATATAACTGCATCAAATTCTTTTCATCACATGCAGAGATAATAAATATTATAATTTTTAAAGTATTTAAAATTAATTATTTTTTAATTTGAAGTTAAAAATAAGGCAAAATCAATTTTAAACAATAAATACAACATTATATAGTGAAATCAATATTATTCTAAAAATAAAATAACAACTGCAAGTTATACTTGCCAATTAAAATCTTAATGCATTTGGCCTAAAACCTTATCCCTTTCAGCAATAATCCCATCTTTAGGAAACCGATCATATTCAGTCAAATACTCATCATACAGTCCTAACGCATCATCATTCTTTCCCATTGTCTGTAAAGCTTGGCCATAATAAATATAGTACATGCTTATTAAACCATAATTATCAATGCCTTCTAGTGAAATACTTTTAAATCCCTTTACTGATTCTTCAAATTCACCAATATTGGACAATAGCAGATTTTTTGTTAATTGAAGCATCAAATCATTAGGATTTTGGCCAAGAGCCAGATTGACATATCTCAATGCATTATGATAATCCTGTTTGTTTTTAGAGATGTTTGCCATCTGCAATAATGCGGCTCCGTCATTCGGTTGGATTTCAATACATTTATCCAAGTAGATTAAAGCATCATCATACATTTCCAAATCATTGTAATATAATCCCATATTAAGCAAAGCGTCTGAATCTTCACTGTCAATCTCCAAAACCTTATTGAAATAGCTCAAAGCCAAATCATACTTTTCCAAATAGAGGTAACATGATCCGATTTTATTCAATGAGAAAGTTTCATCCGGAATATGTTCTATTATCTGATTGAACGAATCGATTGCCAATTCATATTCCCCCATATGATAACAAGCCACCCCTTTTTTGAGATGAACATTCAAATTATTGGAATCTAATTTTAAGGCCTTATCAAAGCATCTGAACGACTCTTCCTTTTGAAATAGAAATGCATGGCACAAACCCTTCAACAACCAACCATCAATATTATTTCCATCAATGATTAGAAGCTTATCAAGATAACTGATTGCCTTTTCATTTTCAAACCTATCAGAATAATATTCTGCTTTTTTAAGTAAATTATCAGAAATACGCTTTTTAAACATTTGATTTAACCTCTTGATTCAATAAACAAAGCTCATGAGAAATGAAATCAAGTATCTTGCCCAAATTTGATAATAAATATTGCAAGTATAAATAATACAAGAAAAATCAATCCAAACCAATTAAAGTACCATAAAACCGATAATACACAAATAATCCCATATAAAATGCATAGATGATTATCATTTTCAATTCTATATGAAGATACATAAATAATAAAAGCCAACGATATGTCAATAATCGTTGTAACAATCAAAGGTATCAGCAAATCAATATCTAAATATACATTCAAACCAAATCTTGATATCATAAATATTATGAATAGAATCCATAAAATAAAATAAAAATAAGCGATGCATCTTGCCAATTGACGACCATTAACCTTTTTCACAAACATGGCTCTGACTCTCATTGTTAAATATGATAATTTATCATCACCCATACTATAAATACCTACTTAAATCGTTTTTTGGAAAAATAACATAGGAATATATTAAAAAGAATACAGCCCATGTTAAAAAGAACGATTTGAAATTCAATTCACGATTTAAAAGAACATAACAATTATTCGACAAATAATCATAAAACAGAAGTAAAATTCCATCCGAAATCAAAACCATGGCAATGAAGCTCTCAACTGAATGATAAGCAATGATAAAATAACCGAATACAATGAAGACACTTAAAAAAATAATATACAAATACAAAACATGAATATTGTCACATTTCATTTAAAATCACCCAAATAGATTATATTTATCCGAAATAATAAGAATGCATAACAATATTGTATCAATTATGATGATTTTATAAAAAAATCCATCCCACTTATCAATTCCACGGATTTTATATATGAAATAGACTATTAGACTGAAAACAAAATAGGATAGGATCATCAGCTTCAAAAAAGACATTTATAAACCTCATTTTACTTATTTTACATTTTTAGTTACCTTATTATAAATAAGTACCCCATCATTGCCATAATCATTACGCCAATTATAAATTCATGTTTATAATTCTAAATAAAGTTAATAATAAATAATACTACACTTATCAAGATAACAGCAAATAAGCAATATTTCAACAAACCATCAAAAGTCTTTATTTCAAACGGCAGCATTTTATTCATAATATCTGGAGATAAAATTAAACCACCGCATAATAATGAAACTACCAATGCAATAATATCATGATTAAATGAATTAGAGTAACCTAATACATCTTTTATAATCCACAATAACGAAATGCCTAATGGACCCCTTCCTAACATGAAACCAAGAAGAAGAAAAAATACCGGATGATAACCTATGACCTGTTCGCCAGACACTAAACGGCAATTATCATCACGAAAAACATTCAATCTTAAAAACATGAACACAAATGGAAAATACATTGCTAATCCAAAAGCAATGGCACTTTCCAATCCTTCAAAAGTAAATGCAAGCAATGCAATAAACCAGGACACAGCAAATGTTAATGGAAATAACATAACCACTACACTGGCATAAGACATCCCCGGAAACCTTCCAGAAATCAAATCATATTTCTCATCTAAAAAATCCCGTTCATATATCAATATTGAAAACATCACTCCAAAAATAGTTATCCCCAATAATGACAAAACAAAATCAATATGAAGGAAAAAATATAATAATAAACACAAAAATAAACCTAAAACTTCCGTGTAAAAAAATAAATAAATTGAATAAACTTTCAGCTCATCCTTATTTAAATTAATCCAACCTTTAGATCTAATGATATTTAAATTAGTAAACAAAAATACGCCTCCAATAATAATCAGCACCCATTTAATTATTCTTAATTTTAAGTTACCATGTTATAAATAGTGCCCCCATCATTGCCATAAGTATTATTCCAAGTATCAAAAATTTTATTAAACCGCCAATTCTTTTTAATTCAAAAGGTAATATTTTATTTGCAATATCCGGAGATAATATGAATGAAACAATCAGTATTGAACAGATACTAGATTAAATATGCATCAATATTATTTTCAACTATGCCCTCCATGACTTTCATCAATGAAAACCCTACAATATGGCAACTTATAAGACTTGCGAAAATATAATAGATGGCCGGATGATAGCCTATTACATGTTCGGTGATTATATTCCCATTTTCATCTTCAGTTAATAATTCACGACTGTTTTCGTTTTTATATACGTTAATTCTCAAAAACATGAAAAATGCAGGATACAAAGCTGCTAAACTAAATCCAATAGCAGAATATATTCCTCCCTGATATAAAGCTGTTGGATAAATGATGAAGGCAAAAGCAATACTTGCCGGAATGAAAAATAAGATTAATCCCTGATAGGATATGCCTTTATATTCCTCATAAAACAACCCATATTTTTCATCAAACCAATCACGATTATAAATGATGAGTGATCCTAATACTGCGGCTAAAGTAAATCCTGCAACAGCATAAATTACAAATGACACAGGCAGATTTACAATTAAAAATAAAACCAATGCCATGGAAAGCCCAATTAATTCTAAAAAAATGAAACCTGAAACCACATAAGATTTCATTTCATTTTTATCTAAAACAGACCAATCTTTACTAATATTTTTAATTAATTTTTCAAACAAAGTTAATCACCGTTATTGTATTTTTCATTAATTAGAATCTGCATTCATTCTTGAAATACGAACTTTTTTGTCTTTAATTAACTCTTCATCATTGGGAAAAATTTCAAAAGCTTTATCATATGCAAGCATTAATTCATCGAAACGATTTAATTTTTCTAAAGCTTTAAATTTACAAACCCATCCAAATGAATTATCGTTTTCAATTTCCAATACTTTATTAGCATATATTAACAGTTCTTCAAAATCATAATCCGTCACATACAAAAGTCTCATTTTGTACAAAATGGATTCAAAATCATCAGGACATAAACTTAAAGCATTATCATATGCAACCAGAGATTCTTCAAATTTACCAGATTCCTGTAATACAGTTGCATAAGTAGACCAAATCCGACAATTGTCCTGAGATATTTTCAAAGCCAATTTACAATTATACTCCGCTGAATCCAAGTCTCCTAATTCGAAATAGGATTTGGTTTTATTTATTATTGCTTCCCAATAACTTTCATTTAAATCAAAACATTTATCAAAACATATAATGGCCTTTTCATATTTCCTTAAAGAGTTATAAACAACTCCTTTATTATTCCAAGCAATAACTGAAGGTTCGATACTTAAAGATTTTTCATATGCATTTAATGAATCTTCAAATTTAGCCAAATCATGTAAAACATCCCCTTTCGTTCTCCATACATTTTCATTAGGTTCTAATAGTAAACATTTGTCTAAACATGAAATACTTTCATCATACATGCCAATTTCATAAAAAAAATAAGCCCCATTATATATCAAGAACGAATCCTTAGAATTATTAATCTCATTAATTAAAGCTGAAAAGTCATTCATTGCATCTAGTGCATGTAAAGATCTGCATTTATAAAGATACGCCCATTTATTGTCGTTTTGATAATTTAAGACTTCATCCGAACAGATTAAAGAGCCTTCATAATCTTTTTTTAAGAATAGTATGTTAGCCTTATGAATCAACAAATCACAATAATTAAACTTACTATTAATTATAAGATTATCAACGATTTTTAAAAGCCAATCCAATTTATTTATTTTTTCACATATTATGCTTAAATTCCATAAAACTAAAAATGGATGATATTCCTTTTTTAATAATGAACAGAATATTTTTAAAGACTTTTCATATTCACAATTATTTAATAATATTTTAGCGTTTTTAAAATCTTTTTTTTCTGTTCTTCTAGATAAAAATTTCATGAAAAATCCTCATAATCTTATTTAATATACTCCAAAAAGTAAAATTAATTGCTTTTATTTAATTCCTCTAATGCCAATCTTTTGTAATCCTCAACCCAATCCAATTCATTGTCAAAATTTAATATTTCATCAGCAAAAATAAAAACCTCTTCCCATTTACCCATATTAAACAATAATATTAATTTATTTTTCAATAAGTTTATATTTTTAGGACATAACTCTAATGCATGGTCATATGCATTTAATGACTCATCCAATCGATTTGCATGAAACAAGAATGTGGCATAATTGTCCCAGACAGGACAATTTGTTGAATCTAATTTCAATGCAAATTCACAGCATTTTAATGAAACATCAATATTTCCAAGATGAAAATATGAAGTTGCCTTATTAACAATGGCCGGAACACTATTTGAGTCAATGGACAAACATTTATCAAAACATTCCAATGCATCATGATATTTGCCCATCAAATTATAAATGGTTCCTTTATAATTCCATGCAATAAGATTGTTAGGGTCTAATTCCAAACAAGTATCCAATGTATTTAATGATTTGTCATACATCCCCATTTCCTTTAAGCATAAACCTTTATATATTAAAGCATTGCAATTTTTAGAATTCTTTTTTAAACTCAAATCAAAACAGAATAAAGACTCCTCCATTAATCCCAATTCTAAAAAAAACTCGCCGAGAGACAATGATAAATAATAATCAGGATCACATTCCTTTATTTTTAAAAACAATAAATTAAAATTCACATCAACATTCATATCTTTTAAAACTTTGAATTTATAGAAACATGCCCATAAATTATCAGAATCATTATTTAAAACTTCATCAAAGCATTCAATGGCATTGTCATAATCTTTCAAAAGATATAATGCATATCCCTTTTGTATTAATAATTCTTCACGATTATATTGTTTATCATTCATCAAGTCGTTGATTTTATCTAAAAGAACATTTAATGAATTCAATTCTTTATGAATGATAATCAAGTTAGACAACACATAAAATACATGAAAATTTTTTTCCAATAAAGTATTAAAAATATCTAAAGCTTCAGCATAGT harbors:
- a CDS encoding AAA family ATPase, whose translation is MKIMPVSMPKDIDKYFFNRVKDINMINTQLSTVRLDIPPQLLITGYRGVGKTFLLKKVLNDQSEDILTSFIDISEIVGRQKGNLTEEKVLKEILNSINETMSKDKKSYKKWIDKITGHVKRLQLKNYDFPGDANIMDIPIPVIHDNYDKLSKFVMELPQKIVDESKDIKGYIIVIDEFQLLKNVKKPDAFFWLIRSFVQKQFNVGYVFTGSVSKTSDIINMINGQEGAFGGRLIQINIEPFTADETRRYIEEKSNNLKFTNEGFERFYACTRGIPLYINSLSSVLPNNTICDEEIIKQTLKFNIDQVAMMWIYVWGRLSEGEKDFIIYLLEHEGSNRADLDNELGYAKSSITRFIDSLSNQGIIEFNRERKFVLADKMLERWLKTKYETNGFYPL
- a CDS encoding tetratricopeptide repeat protein, coding for MFKKRISDNLLKKAEYYSDRFENEKAISYLDKLLIIDGNNIDGWLLKGLCHAFLFQKEESFRCFDKALKLDSNNLNVHLKKGVACYHMGEYELAIDSFNQIIEHIPDETFSLNKIGSCYLYLEKYDLALSYFNKVLEIDSEDSDALLNMGLYYNDLEMYDDALIYLDKCIEIQPNDGAALLQMANISKNKQDYHNALRYVNLALGQNPNDLMLQLTKNLLLSNIGEFEESVKGFKSISLEGIDNYGLISMYYIYYGQALQTMGKNDDALGLYDEYLTEYDRFPKDGIIAERDKVLGQMH
- a CDS encoding tetratricopeptide repeat protein codes for the protein MKFLSRRTEKKDFKNAKILLNNCEYEKSLKIFCSLLKKEYHPFLVLWNLSIICEKINKLDWLLKIVDNLIINSKFNYCDLLIHKANILFLKKDYEGSLICSDEVLNYQNDNKWAYLYKCRSLHALDAMNDFSALINEINNSKDSFLIYNGAYFFYEIGMYDESISCLDKCLLLEPNENVWRTKGDVLHDLAKFEDSLNAYEKSLSIEPSVIAWNNKGVVYNSLRKYEKAIICFDKCFDLNESYWEAIINKTKSYFELGDLDSAEYNCKLALKISQDNCRIWSTYATVLQESGKFEESLVAYDNALSLCPDDFESILYKMRLLYVTDYDFEELLIYANKVLEIENDNSFGWVCKFKALEKLNRFDELMLAYDKAFEIFPNDEELIKDKKVRISRMNADSN
- a CDS encoding tetratricopeptide repeat protein, giving the protein MSFLKDISLKNKKEYHKAQNFLEMGNYAEALDIFNTLLEKNFHVFYVLSNLIIIHKELNSLNVLLDKINDLMNDKQYNREELLIQKGYALYLLKDYDNAIECFDEVLNNDSDNLWACFYKFKVLKDMNVDVNFNLLFLKIKECDPDYYLSLSLGEFFLELGLMEESLFCFDLSLKKNSKNCNALIYKGLCLKEMGMYDKSLNTLDTCLELDPNNLIAWNYKGTIYNLMGKYHDALECFDKCLSIDSNSVPAIVNKATSYFHLGNIDVSLKCCEFALKLDSTNCPVWDNYATFLFHANRLDESLNAYDHALELCPKNINLLKNKLILLFNMGKWEEVFIFADEILNFDNELDWVEDYKRLALEELNKSN